The sequence CGCCGCAGTTCCAGCCATACTCGTCGCAGTTGGCGCTGCTGCCGCTGCACGTCGAGGCCGAGGCGTTCATGTTGACCTTGAGCGGGTTGCCCGAGTCGAGCGCATATCCGAACGTGACGGATGTCGGAATCGCGGGCACGCCGCTGTGAATTCCGGCAGCCTTACCGGCCAGTTCGGCCTTGCTCTTGTACGAGGCGCCGTTCTTGGTGGCGCCCGATCCGGCCGAGCCGCCGTGACACTGGCCGCAGGCGAGATCGACATCGAGCCACACCGCGTCGGTGTACGAGCCGTCCGGTTCCGTGTTCGCGGTCGTAGCGCCGAAGGTCGAGTAGAGCACGGAGGTGTTGATGCGCCAGAGGTGCGGCGGGGCTTCCGTGCCGGCATCCAGGGCCATGTGGCAGGTCTCGCACGCCTCGTACGGCTTGGTCGCCATGTTTTCGAGCGGCGTTCCGGGCCCGAAGGCATGCAAGATCTTGGTCAGGTCGATCTGCGGCGCGCCTGATGCCGAGGTGCCGGAGTTGTCGTGGCACGTGGTGCACTCCCTGCGAAACGGCTCAGCCCCTGGGATGGTGCTACCGATGTCCCAGTGGACATCGTGGCAGGTCGCGCAGCTCCCCTGCGCGGTGTGGGAGTCTTCGCCTTCCTTTACCCAGTAACCGGCCGCGCCGCTCGGGCTTGCGGTGGGAGCGTTGGTGCAGTCGGCGTTGGTTGCCGTATCGAGGAAGTGTATCTTCCCGGCGGCGCCGCTTTGGTACACGGTGGAGAGGCTGCCGCCGAAGCCGACGCCGTAGCACAGGCTAGTGGCCGCGTCCCAGGTGGAATTGCCCGGATCGGCAGCGGCACATGAGGTCGCATTGTAGCGGCACGAGCCGCTTGTCCATGTGTGGCCGGCTGCTGCGCAGTTGGTCGCATCCCAGGCTATCGTGCCGGTGGTCGAATACGGCACTGAGAATTCCTCGGGTATGGGCGGGCTGTTCGTGCCGGCCTTGCAGTTATAGCCGATGAAAGTGCTGGCGTAGTTGGTTTCGTCCCGCAGGTCCGCGCCGCCATTGTCGCCGCCGTACTCGCCGTGCGGGCTGTTCAAGAACTGGTTGACAATCGGGGCCAGGTGCTGGGCGTTCTCCGCGAAATCACCGCCGGACACCGTAATGACCGCAGCCGGGGTCGTGTTGGCGCTCACGCCCAGGGTCGCGTCGCTGTGGCAATGGTAGCAGACCTGCGTAACGCCGGCGCCGGCGGTGAAGCGCTCGTGTGCTCCGGTGAGGATGAAGTCGCCATCGCTGTCCTTCATGATCTTGCCGATCTGCTCGGAGTTCGACACATCATGGCAGACCCCGCACTGCACGCCTTTAAGTCCTTGGGGATCGCCGATGGCGGCAATCACCGGATCGCTACTGTCGCCGGCATGCTTGTGGGGGGTCTCGATGTAGCCAGGCTTGTTGTATTCCGCCATGCCCCGCGATTGGTCGGAGTGGCACTTCAGGCACTGGCGGGAGACGTAGTAACCGCCACCGTTCTTACCTTCGGTGGTGATATCGACCGCGTAGTAGCACTCGTCGGAGCTGCCGCACGCGGTCCCCGATAGGACTCCGCGCACGGTCGCATCGACGGCACCCGTGGTCTTCAGCGCGGGTTCCCAGCTGAGGCCTTTGGCGACGCATTCAGCCTGGTTGGTAATTCCCGTCAAGTCGTACTTGGTCGTGGTGTTCCACGAGAGGCCCATGACCGACGAGTTGATCGCGCTCACGAACTTGCCCTTTACGCCATAGGCGTTCCGGCAAGCCGTGCCGCCCGCGGGGGGAACCGCCCCGGTAGTGGTGTTCCAGTTCCAGAAGAAGTCGCTCCAGGTGGTACCGGTGCGGGACCTACCCGTCGCGTTCTCCGGATGGAACATCGGGCAGGCCGCGTCGTTGCCCGGATCCGGCCAGGTTGCGCTCAAGGGTTTCGTGTAATCACCGCAAGTCCCGACCCCAACGTCGGTGCAACACGCATACGGCGCACCCGCGCCCGTGCAGTCGGCGTTGCCACAGGTCCCGCTGTCGGCGCTGGTGCAGCAGGCATACGGGGTCAGAGCCCCGGTACAGCTGTTATTGATGTTCGGGGAGGCGGTGAAGTTCATCTCCCTATAACAGAAGCCGTGGCCGCTGGCGGAATCCACGCCCGTCCAGATCTCGTAGTTGGAGGCATTGAACGGCGCGGCCGGGTCAGGACCATCCGGGATCGCGGGAACCGTCCCCGAGGTCGCGCCCCGGTATAGCCAGCCGTAGGCTACACACGCCGAACCGGTCGTGCCGCCCTTGGCGGTACACATCGCCGCAGTGTTGTCCAGATCCACCCTGGAGATGCCGTTGGCGCCGCTCTTACAGATTGACGACCAAGCGTGCCTCCAACCGGAGGTGCCGGGGCCAAGCAGGGCACCGACCGCTGCCGGGGCGCAGTTCGGCTGCGTCGTCATGGTGGTGAGGTTGGTGGTATAGGCCGCGCAGTCGCGGGCGTTCGTGATGTTCTTGTCAATGAGGAATTGCGCTGTTCCGCCGCTGTCTCTGATCCCGACGACGCACATGCCGTCATTCGGGTTGTCGTAGGAAAGCGGATCGGTCCCCACCGCCCCATCAAGCAGGTACACGGCCCCCGCTTGGCCGGCGTGGAATAGAGGCATGGACAGAAGGGCTAGCGCCGCAACCAGCGGAGCCCTGGCGAAAAGGGTCTTTCTCTTTCCCGTAATCATTCGTAGCTCCTTTTCTCAATAGGTCAGGGGTCGGTGGTGCGTTGCTACAGTCCAGGTCGGTCCCGGCACATGGCTTCCCCTCCTGTTGGCGCCCGAGACATGCTGTCCGCCTCCGCGACGCTTGCGGATAATGCTCCAATTAGGCTGAGCCATCCTGAGGCTCTCGGGTGTTGCGGCTCGTTCAGTGTGCGCTTGCGGCTGCATAGTTCGCTGTGACCGCCTGATCCAACATGCGTGCCGGGCAGTTTGTATTGGCAGGTCGGTCACAACCTCGCTGATGCTGCTGCCCGGCTGCGGGAAAGCCCTCAGCGGTGCGGAAATTTCCGCACCGCGCGGGGTTCAAACTGCAATGTCCTTCCAGGGGGCGGTGCTCACCGGTGGTGAGCGGAGCGGGCGCAGAGCGCGGCTCAGGCCACTGATCGGGCCTGCATCGCCTTATCGACCAAGAACTCTAACGCGTAGAAGTCGAACGGCTTATTGAGGTAGGCGTACGCGCCCAGACGCAGTGCTTCCTCGCTGGTACAGTCCTCTGCGAAGGCGGTCATCACGATTACTGCGGGTTTGGGTTCGCCCGCGTCCTTGATCCGCTTGAGCAAGCTCAAGCCGTGCCCATCGGGCAGCCGCAGGTCGAGAAACACTACGCCCGGGTGTAGTTGCCCCATCAACGCCAAGCCCTCGCTGGCCGAGCTGGCGAGTGCGACCTCATAGCCAGCTGCGCGCAGCGTCTGCTCGATCGACCACCGAATCATCTGTTCATCGTCGACAACGAGGACGGGGGCGGATGTCATTAAGCCT comes from Deltaproteobacteria bacterium and encodes:
- a CDS encoding response regulator, whose translation is MIRWSIEQTLRAAGYEVALASSASEGLALMGQLHPGVVFLDLRLPDGHGLSLLKRIKDAGEPKPAVIVMTAFAEDCTSEEALRLGAYAYLNKPFDFYALEFLVDKAMQARSVA